GTATCGCCGGTCATGACCAATGGCATCATCACGCTGGACCCGTCCACGCGGGAGGCCCAGGTCAAGGATGCCGAGGCCGTGCGTTTGTCCAACCGGGAGTTCGCGCTGCTGCAGGCGTTGTTGACGCGGCCGGGCGCGATTCTCTCGCGCACTGAACTGGAAGACCGCATCTACGGCTGGGGCGAGGAAGTCGAAAGCAATGTGATCGAGTTTCTGATCCACTCGCTGCGCAAAAAGCTGGGCAATACCATCATCAAAAACGTGCGGGGCGTGGGATGGATGGTTTCAAAGGGCGAATAAAAGACCCGCTGAAAAACTCGCTGCGCACGCGCTTGTCGTTCTGGCTGTCGGTGGTGATCGTGCTGATCGCCATCATTGCCGGCACCTTTGCCTTTTTCAACGCGCAGGGCGAAGCCAACGAGTTGCAGGATGAAACCCTGCGCCAGGTGGCGTCGCTGTTTGACGAACACCACTTGCCCCTGCCGCCGTCAGGCACGCCGCGCGTGCTGAGCGAGGAAGAAGAAGACGCGCGCGTGGTAGTGCAGCAATTGCGCCCGCAAGGCCAGACTACCGCCAACACCGACATGGCCGTGCCCGGTTTGCCCGATACCCTGGCCGACGGTTTGCAGACCATTACCGCGCAGCAAGAAGACTACCGCGTGCTGGTCAAAACGCTGTCGAGCGGCCAGCGGATTGCGGTATCGCAAGAGACCGATATCCGCGACGAGATCGCCAGCGAAAGCGCCTTGCGCACGTTGTTGCCGTTTCTGGTGCTGGTGCCGGTGTTGCTGGTGGTGGTGGCCGTGCTGGTGCGGCACATGTTCAAGCTGATTGCCGAACTCTCGCAAGAGATCGACCAGCGCGAAGACCACGAACTGCACCCGATCAAACCTGAATCCTTGCCGACGGAAATCCGCCCGTTTCTGGTGGCGATCAACCGGCTGCTGGGGCGGGTAGGGCAGTCCATGGACGCGCAACGGCGCTTTGTGGCCGATGCCGCGCATGAACTGCGCTCGCCGCTGACCGCGTTGTCACTGCAGGCCGAGCGCCTGGGCAGCGCGCCCATGTCAGACGCGGCGCAAGAACGGCTGCTGGCATTGCGCGGCGGTATTCAGCGCACGCGGCAATTGCTGGATCAACTGCTGACCCTGGCGCGGGTGCAGGATGCCGCCCATGCCCAGGCTGAAAGCGCGCCGGTGCAGCAAACTTTCCGGCACGTGCTGGAAGACCTGTTGCCGCTGGCCGAAGCAAAGAATATCGATATCGGCGTGGTGGGCGAGACCGAGGCCGAGGTCCGGATGCACCCGGCAGAGTTGCATATCCTGCTCAAGAACCTGGTCGATAACGCCATCCGCTATACCCCGGCCGGCGGGCGGATTGACTTGTCGGTCACGCGGGATGCGGCGGCAGTGACGGTCGAGATCGAAGACACCGGCCCGGGGATTCCGGAGCACGAGCGTGACCGCGTGTTTGATCCGTTTTACCGCGTGCTGGGTTCAGACGAGACCGGCTCCGGGCTGGGGTTGTCGATCGTGCAGGCGATTGTCGAACGCGCCGGCGCCACCATTGTGCTGGAAGAGGCCGATACGCTGGCTCACAGCGGCCTGCGGGTGCGCATTACTTTCTTGCATCGGTAACTCTAAGTTTCATCTAATACAAACGAAAATACAGTTTCATGTCAGCTGTATAAGCTGCGCCATCTTCTTTCCTCCCCACGCGAGAAAATGGCATGAAACCCCTTCACGTTTTTTCCGCAACTGCACTGGCGTTGGCATTGGCCGGTTGCGGCGGCTCGTCTGATTCTACTGTCTCCGCCCCGACCCCGACGCCCACGCCGGCCCCCAGCGCTGCCGTCAGCGCCAAACGCGTGTTGCTGATCAGCGTGGACGGCATGCACCAGCAAGACATGGTCAATTGCCTGGCCGGCAATACCTGCCCCAACCTGGCGGCACTGGCCAGAACCGGCGTGAACTACACCGGCGCCACCACCCCGGGTTTGTCTGATTCGTTTCCGGGTCTGGCGGCACTGTTGACTGGTGGCTCGCCCAAAACAGCCGGTCTGTTCTACGACGTGTCGTACGACCGCACCTTGTACGCCCCGACCGACACCACCTGTACCGGCGCCCAGGGCTGGAACGTGGTGTTTGATGAAACCACCGGCATTGATGCCTGGAACGGCGGCGCGCTGATCCATATGGATGGCGGTGGCGCTTTCAACCCGGATGCCATCCCGCACCAGAAAGTGAATGGCGTGTGCCAGCCGGTGTACCCGCACAACTACATCAAGACCAACACCGTGTTTGAAGTGATCAAGGCCAGCCTGCCCGGCGCCCGTACCGCCTGGGCCGACAAACATGCCTGGGGCTATGACTGGGTGAACGGCCCGTCCGGCAAGGGCGTGGATGATCTGGCCCGCACCGAGATCAACTCGATCGACGCGGCCACCGGCAAGGATTACACCGATGTGTATACCCACACCGAACAGTTCGACAACCTGCATGTGCAAGCGATCATCAACCAGATTGATGGCAAGGATTCGACCGGCGTAACTGCCAGCGTGCCGACGCTGTTTGGCACCAACTTCCAGACCCTGAGCGTGGCGCAGAAAGCCACCAACGCCAGCGGCGGTGGTTATACCGATGCCAGATTCACCCCGGGCGTGCAGGTCACGGCGGCGATTGCGTATGTGGATAGCGCCATCGGCAAGATGGTGGCTGAACTCAAGGCGCAGAACCTGTACAGCAGCACGCTGATCGTGATTACCGCCAAGCACGGCCAGTCGCCCTCTGACCACAGTTTGCTGGTCAAGAATGGCGATACGCTGATGGCACTGCTGGAAGCCAACAACTATCTGGATAGCAGCGGCAACTTTGGCCAGAACGCCACCACCAGCGGCAACCTGAACGATGGCACCGGCCTGGCCGGAACCGGCATGGTGCAAGACGATGACGTGGGCCTGATCTGGCTGCGCGACCAGACCCAGACTGCCGCGGTGGTCGCCACGCTGAACGCCAACAACGGGTGTACCGGCACCGGCATCTGCGCCAACAATGCCCAGGCGTACATCTTGTCGGGCAGCCAGCTGGCCGCAAAGTTTGGTGATCCGGCCCAGGGCCGCACGCCGGACATCATCGTGCAGCCCAACCCGGGCGTGATCTACACCAGCAGCACCAAGAAAGACGCGGAACACGGCGGCAATGCGCCGGATGATAGCCACGTCGCGCTGCTGGTGTCGTTCCCGACACTGACCGCCGCCACCAACAGCAGCGCCGTGGGCACCACGCAAGTTGCCCCGACCATGCTCAAGGCACTGGGCGTGGCCCCGTCGCTGCTGAATGCGGTGCAAGCCGAGGGCACCGCAGTGCTGCCGGGCCTGGGTTTCTAAGGCATCAGGCCAGGCCGTGTGGCGTGTCGATCTGTTCGATACGCCGCGCGCGTCTGGCGGTTTGCGCGCTAATGCTGGGCTAAGTCTGCCCCTGCATGCTGACAGCATGGCCCGATGTGCACAGGGCCTACCCGCACAGGAGGCAACATGAACGTCAACCTCAGCCCGGCCAGTACCAGTTACAGCAGCAATACCCAATCTGGCAGCGCCAGTACCCTGACTGCCGCAGCGCAAGAAGCGCGCGAAACACCGACGCAAACTGCGCAAGAAGCCCGCAAAGGCGATCATCAGGCGCAACGGCTGCAAGCCAGAGAAGCCCAGGCCGCAGCCAATGCCACTGGCAGCACCGATCAGCGCTCGTCACTGGTGATCGGCAACAGCGGCCAGAATGTCGATATCAAGGTTTAAGGCCGGCCGGTCACGGACCGGCTGACCCCACAGTGCAATTCGGAGTGGACTGAATTTGGGCGCACACAGAGTGCGCCCGTTTTTTTTGTGGCTGGAGAGATCGCCCGGCGTGCTCACAGCTTGAAGTCAGCGATCATCTTGTCCAGCTCGCCCGAGATCCGCGTGATCTCGGCCACGGCGGTGGGCACTTCGGCCGCCCGCCGGCTGCCATCGCTCGCCCCGTTGGCAATACGTTCGATATTCACCGCCAGCTGGTTGCTGGCTTCGGCTTGTTCGCGCAGCGCCCCGGAAATCACGCCGATGTGCTCCATCAACTCGCGGCTGCTGGTGCGCACCACGCCCATGCCGGCGCCGGCCTCGGTGGCGCGGCCGGTCGCGGCGTT
The genomic region above belongs to Silvimonas iriomotensis and contains:
- a CDS encoding sensor histidine kinase, with product MDGFKGRIKDPLKNSLRTRLSFWLSVVIVLIAIIAGTFAFFNAQGEANELQDETLRQVASLFDEHHLPLPPSGTPRVLSEEEEDARVVVQQLRPQGQTTANTDMAVPGLPDTLADGLQTITAQQEDYRVLVKTLSSGQRIAVSQETDIRDEIASESALRTLLPFLVLVPVLLVVVAVLVRHMFKLIAELSQEIDQREDHELHPIKPESLPTEIRPFLVAINRLLGRVGQSMDAQRRFVADAAHELRSPLTALSLQAERLGSAPMSDAAQERLLALRGGIQRTRQLLDQLLTLARVQDAAHAQAESAPVQQTFRHVLEDLLPLAEAKNIDIGVVGETEAEVRMHPAELHILLKNLVDNAIRYTPAGGRIDLSVTRDAAAVTVEIEDTGPGIPEHERDRVFDPFYRVLGSDETGSGLGLSIVQAIVERAGATIVLEEADTLAHSGLRVRITFLHR
- a CDS encoding alkaline phosphatase family protein, which codes for MKPLHVFSATALALALAGCGGSSDSTVSAPTPTPTPAPSAAVSAKRVLLISVDGMHQQDMVNCLAGNTCPNLAALARTGVNYTGATTPGLSDSFPGLAALLTGGSPKTAGLFYDVSYDRTLYAPTDTTCTGAQGWNVVFDETTGIDAWNGGALIHMDGGGAFNPDAIPHQKVNGVCQPVYPHNYIKTNTVFEVIKASLPGARTAWADKHAWGYDWVNGPSGKGVDDLARTEINSIDAATGKDYTDVYTHTEQFDNLHVQAIINQIDGKDSTGVTASVPTLFGTNFQTLSVAQKATNASGGGYTDARFTPGVQVTAAIAYVDSAIGKMVAELKAQNLYSSTLIVITAKHGQSPSDHSLLVKNGDTLMALLEANNYLDSSGNFGQNATTSGNLNDGTGLAGTGMVQDDDVGLIWLRDQTQTAAVVATLNANNGCTGTGICANNAQAYILSGSQLAAKFGDPAQGRTPDIIVQPNPGVIYTSSTKKDAEHGGNAPDDSHVALLVSFPTLTAATNSSAVGTTQVAPTMLKALGVAPSLLNAVQAEGTAVLPGLGF